In Nomascus leucogenys isolate Asia chromosome 6, Asia_NLE_v1, whole genome shotgun sequence, one DNA window encodes the following:
- the EPB42 gene encoding erythrocyte membrane protein band 4.2 isoform X2 gives MGQALGIKSCDFQAARNNEEHHTKALSSRHLFVRRGQPFTIILHFCAPVHAFLPALKKVALTAQTGEKPSKINRTQATFPISSLGDRKWWSAVVEERDAQSWTISVTTPADAVIGHYSLLLQVSGRKPRLLGQFTLLFNPWSREDAVFLKNEAQRTEYLLNQNGLIYLGTADCIQAESWDFGQFEGDVIDLSLRLLSEDKQVEKWSQPVHVALVLGALLHSLKEKRVLPTPQTRATQEGALLNKRRGSVPILRQWLTGRGRPVYDGQAWVLAAVACTVLRCLGIPARVVTTFASAQGTGGRLLVDEYYNEEGLQNGEGQRGRIWIFQTSTECWMTRPALPQGYDGWQILHPSAPSGGGVRGFCDLVPVRAVKDGMLGLTPAVSDLFAAINASCVVWKCCEDGTLELTDSNTKYVGKNISTKGVGSDRCEDITQNYKYPEGSLQEKEVLERVEKEKRDHGKDNGIRPPSLETANPLYLLLKAPSSLPLRGDAQISVMLVNHSEQAKEVQLAIGVQAVHYNGVLAAKLWKKKLHLTLSANLEKTITIDLFFSNFERNPPENTFLRLTAMATHSESSLSCFAQEDIAICRPHLAIKMPEKAEQYQPLTASVSIQNSLDAPLEDCVISILGRGLIHRERSYRFRSVWPENTMCAKFQFTPTHVGLQRLTVEVDCNMFQNLTNYKSVTVVAPELSA, from the exons ATGGGACAGG CCCTGGGTATCAAGAGCTGCGACTTTCAGGCAGCAAGAAACAATGAGGAGCACCACACCAAGGCCCTCAGCTCCCGGCACCTCTTTGTGAGGAGGGGGCAGCCCTTCACCATCATCCTGCACTTCTGCGCTCCAGTCCATGCATTTCTGCCTGCCCTGAAGAAGGTGGCCCTCACTGCACAAACTG GAGAGAAGCCTTCCAAGATCAACAGGACCCAAGCCACATTCCCAATTTCCAGTCTGGGGGACCGAAagtggtggagtgcagtggtggaggAGAGAGATGCCCAGTCCTGGACCATCTCTGTGACCACACCTGCGGACGCTGTCATTGGCCACTACTCGCTTCTGCTGCAGGTCTCAGGCAGGAAGCCACGCCTCTTGGGCCAGTTCACACTGCTCTTTAACCCCTGGAGTAGAG AGGATGCTGTGTTCCTGAAGAATGAGGCTCAGCGCACGGAGTACTTGTTGAACCAGAATGGTCTCATCTACCTGGGCACAGCTGACTGCATCCAGGCAGAGTCCTGGGACTTTGGCCAG TTCGAGGGGGATGTCATCGACCTCAGCCTGCGCTTGCTGAGTGAGGACAAGCAGGTAGAGAAGTGGAGCCAGCCGGTGCACGTGGCCCTTGTGTTGGGTGCCTTG CTGCATTCTCTCAAGGAGAAGAGGGTCTTGCCCACCCCGCAGACCCGGGCCACCCAGGAAGGGGCCTTGCTGAACAAGCGCCGGGGCAGCGTGCCCATCCTGCGGCAGTGGCTCACAGGCCGAGGCCGACCCGTGTATGATGGCCAGGCCTGGGTGTTGGCTGCTGTTGCTTGCACAG TGCTGCGATGCCTGGGAATCCCTGCCCGTGTGGTGACCACGTTTGCCTCAGCACAGGGCACCGGCGGGCGTCTGCTCGTAGATGAATACTATAATGAGGAGGGACTTCAGAATGGAGAAGGCCAGAGAGGCAGAATCTG GATCTTCCAGACTTCCACAGAGTGCTGGATGACGCGGCCTGCCTTGCCCCAGGGTTATGATGGATGGCAGATTCTGCACCCAAGTGCTCCCAGTGGAGGTGGAG TCCGGGGGTTCTGTGATCTGGTGCCGGTCAGAGCAGTCAAGGATGGGATGCTGGGGCTGACCCCAGCAGTGTCAGACCTTTTTGCTGCCATAAATGCTTCATGTGTGGTCTGGAAGTGCTGTGAGGATGGGACACTGGAGTTGACTGACTCCAACACAAAGTATGTTGGCAAGAACATCAGCACCAAGGGTGTGGGCAGTGACCGCTGCGAGGACATCACTCAGAACTACAAGTATCCTGAAG GGTCTCTTCAGGAAAAAGAGGTGCTGGAGAGAGtcgagaaagagaaaagggaccATGGGAAAGACAACGGCATCCGTCCTCCCAGTCTCGAGACTGCCAATCCTCTGTACCTGCTCTTGAAAGCACCCAGCTCCCTACCCCTGAGAGGGGATGCCCAGATCTCAGTGATGCTGGTTAATCACAGTGAGCAGGCGAAGGAAGTGCAGCTGGCAATTGGGGTCCAGGCTGTGCACTACAACGGTGTCCTTGCTGCCAAGCTCTGGAAGAAGAAGCTGCACCTCACACTCAGTGCCAACCTGG AAAAGACAATAACCATCGACCTATTCTTCTCCAATTTTGAGCGAAACCCACCCGAGAACACCTTCCTTAGACTCACCGCCATGGCAACACACTCGGAGTCCAGCCTTAGCTGCTTTGCTCAGGAAGACATTGCCATTTGTAGACCACACCTTGCCATCAAG ATGCCAGAGAAAGCAGAGCAGTATCAACCCCTCACAGCCTCAGTCAGCATCCAGAACTCCCTAGATGCCCCCCTGGAGGACTGTGTGATCTCTATCCTGGGAAGGGGACTCATTCACAGAGAGAGGAGCTACAG atTCCGTTCAGTATGGCCTGAAAACACCATGTGTGCCAAGTTCCAGTTCACGCCGACACATGTGGGGCTCCAGAGACTCACTGTGGAAGTGGACTGCAACATGTTCCAGAACCTAACCAACTATAAAAGTGTCACCGTGGTAGCCCCTGAACTTTCAGCTTAA
- the EPB42 gene encoding erythrocyte membrane protein band 4.2 isoform X3 — translation MGQALGIKSCDFQAARNNEEHHTKALSSRHLFVRRGQPFTIILHFCAPVHAFLPALKKVALTAQTEDAVFLKNEAQRTEYLLNQNGLIYLGTADCIQAESWDFGQFEGDVIDLSLRLLSEDKQVEKWSQPVHVALVLGALLHSLKEKRVLPTPQTRATQEGALLNKRRGSVPILRQWLTGRGRPVYDGQAWVLAAVACTVLRCLGIPARVVTTFASAQGTGGRLLVDEYYNEEGLQNGEGQRGRIWIFQTSTECWMTRPALPQGYDGWQILHPSAPSGGGVRGFCDLVPVRAVKDGMLGLTPAVSDLFAAINASCVVWKCCEDGTLELTDSNTKYVGKNISTKGVGSDRCEDITQNYKYPEGSLQEKEVLERVEKEKRDHGKDNGIRPPSLETANPLYLLLKAPSSLPLRGDAQISVMLVNHSEQAKEVQLAIGVQAVHYNGVLAAKLWKKKLHLTLSANLEKTITIDLFFSNFERNPPENTFLRLTAMATHSESSLSCFAQEDIAICRPHLAIKMPEKAEQYQPLTASVSIQNSLDAPLEDCVISILGRGLIHRERSYRFRSVWPENTMCAKFQFTPTHVGLQRLTVEVDCNMFQNLTNYKSVTVVAPELSA, via the exons ATGGGACAGG CCCTGGGTATCAAGAGCTGCGACTTTCAGGCAGCAAGAAACAATGAGGAGCACCACACCAAGGCCCTCAGCTCCCGGCACCTCTTTGTGAGGAGGGGGCAGCCCTTCACCATCATCCTGCACTTCTGCGCTCCAGTCCATGCATTTCTGCCTGCCCTGAAGAAGGTGGCCCTCACTGCACAAACTG AGGATGCTGTGTTCCTGAAGAATGAGGCTCAGCGCACGGAGTACTTGTTGAACCAGAATGGTCTCATCTACCTGGGCACAGCTGACTGCATCCAGGCAGAGTCCTGGGACTTTGGCCAG TTCGAGGGGGATGTCATCGACCTCAGCCTGCGCTTGCTGAGTGAGGACAAGCAGGTAGAGAAGTGGAGCCAGCCGGTGCACGTGGCCCTTGTGTTGGGTGCCTTG CTGCATTCTCTCAAGGAGAAGAGGGTCTTGCCCACCCCGCAGACCCGGGCCACCCAGGAAGGGGCCTTGCTGAACAAGCGCCGGGGCAGCGTGCCCATCCTGCGGCAGTGGCTCACAGGCCGAGGCCGACCCGTGTATGATGGCCAGGCCTGGGTGTTGGCTGCTGTTGCTTGCACAG TGCTGCGATGCCTGGGAATCCCTGCCCGTGTGGTGACCACGTTTGCCTCAGCACAGGGCACCGGCGGGCGTCTGCTCGTAGATGAATACTATAATGAGGAGGGACTTCAGAATGGAGAAGGCCAGAGAGGCAGAATCTG GATCTTCCAGACTTCCACAGAGTGCTGGATGACGCGGCCTGCCTTGCCCCAGGGTTATGATGGATGGCAGATTCTGCACCCAAGTGCTCCCAGTGGAGGTGGAG TCCGGGGGTTCTGTGATCTGGTGCCGGTCAGAGCAGTCAAGGATGGGATGCTGGGGCTGACCCCAGCAGTGTCAGACCTTTTTGCTGCCATAAATGCTTCATGTGTGGTCTGGAAGTGCTGTGAGGATGGGACACTGGAGTTGACTGACTCCAACACAAAGTATGTTGGCAAGAACATCAGCACCAAGGGTGTGGGCAGTGACCGCTGCGAGGACATCACTCAGAACTACAAGTATCCTGAAG GGTCTCTTCAGGAAAAAGAGGTGCTGGAGAGAGtcgagaaagagaaaagggaccATGGGAAAGACAACGGCATCCGTCCTCCCAGTCTCGAGACTGCCAATCCTCTGTACCTGCTCTTGAAAGCACCCAGCTCCCTACCCCTGAGAGGGGATGCCCAGATCTCAGTGATGCTGGTTAATCACAGTGAGCAGGCGAAGGAAGTGCAGCTGGCAATTGGGGTCCAGGCTGTGCACTACAACGGTGTCCTTGCTGCCAAGCTCTGGAAGAAGAAGCTGCACCTCACACTCAGTGCCAACCTGG AAAAGACAATAACCATCGACCTATTCTTCTCCAATTTTGAGCGAAACCCACCCGAGAACACCTTCCTTAGACTCACCGCCATGGCAACACACTCGGAGTCCAGCCTTAGCTGCTTTGCTCAGGAAGACATTGCCATTTGTAGACCACACCTTGCCATCAAG ATGCCAGAGAAAGCAGAGCAGTATCAACCCCTCACAGCCTCAGTCAGCATCCAGAACTCCCTAGATGCCCCCCTGGAGGACTGTGTGATCTCTATCCTGGGAAGGGGACTCATTCACAGAGAGAGGAGCTACAG atTCCGTTCAGTATGGCCTGAAAACACCATGTGTGCCAAGTTCCAGTTCACGCCGACACATGTGGGGCTCCAGAGACTCACTGTGGAAGTGGACTGCAACATGTTCCAGAACCTAACCAACTATAAAAGTGTCACCGTGGTAGCCCCTGAACTTTCAGCTTAA
- the EPB42 gene encoding erythrocyte membrane protein band 4.2 isoform X1: MGQGEPSQCSTGLAGLYAALAASPVFIKGSGMDDGRGDALGIKSCDFQAARNNEEHHTKALSSRHLFVRRGQPFTIILHFCAPVHAFLPALKKVALTAQTGEKPSKINRTQATFPISSLGDRKWWSAVVEERDAQSWTISVTTPADAVIGHYSLLLQVSGRKPRLLGQFTLLFNPWSREDAVFLKNEAQRTEYLLNQNGLIYLGTADCIQAESWDFGQFEGDVIDLSLRLLSEDKQVEKWSQPVHVALVLGALLHSLKEKRVLPTPQTRATQEGALLNKRRGSVPILRQWLTGRGRPVYDGQAWVLAAVACTVLRCLGIPARVVTTFASAQGTGGRLLVDEYYNEEGLQNGEGQRGRIWIFQTSTECWMTRPALPQGYDGWQILHPSAPSGGGVRGFCDLVPVRAVKDGMLGLTPAVSDLFAAINASCVVWKCCEDGTLELTDSNTKYVGKNISTKGVGSDRCEDITQNYKYPEGSLQEKEVLERVEKEKRDHGKDNGIRPPSLETANPLYLLLKAPSSLPLRGDAQISVMLVNHSEQAKEVQLAIGVQAVHYNGVLAAKLWKKKLHLTLSANLEKTITIDLFFSNFERNPPENTFLRLTAMATHSESSLSCFAQEDIAICRPHLAIKMPEKAEQYQPLTASVSIQNSLDAPLEDCVISILGRGLIHRERSYRFRSVWPENTMCAKFQFTPTHVGLQRLTVEVDCNMFQNLTNYKSVTVVAPELSA; encoded by the exons ATGGGACAGGGTGAGCCAAGCCAGTGCTCGACAGGGCTTGCTGGATTGTATGCAGCCCTCGCAGCATCACCTGTTTTCATTAAAGGAAGTGGGATGGATGATGGGCGGGGAGATG CCCTGGGTATCAAGAGCTGCGACTTTCAGGCAGCAAGAAACAATGAGGAGCACCACACCAAGGCCCTCAGCTCCCGGCACCTCTTTGTGAGGAGGGGGCAGCCCTTCACCATCATCCTGCACTTCTGCGCTCCAGTCCATGCATTTCTGCCTGCCCTGAAGAAGGTGGCCCTCACTGCACAAACTG GAGAGAAGCCTTCCAAGATCAACAGGACCCAAGCCACATTCCCAATTTCCAGTCTGGGGGACCGAAagtggtggagtgcagtggtggaggAGAGAGATGCCCAGTCCTGGACCATCTCTGTGACCACACCTGCGGACGCTGTCATTGGCCACTACTCGCTTCTGCTGCAGGTCTCAGGCAGGAAGCCACGCCTCTTGGGCCAGTTCACACTGCTCTTTAACCCCTGGAGTAGAG AGGATGCTGTGTTCCTGAAGAATGAGGCTCAGCGCACGGAGTACTTGTTGAACCAGAATGGTCTCATCTACCTGGGCACAGCTGACTGCATCCAGGCAGAGTCCTGGGACTTTGGCCAG TTCGAGGGGGATGTCATCGACCTCAGCCTGCGCTTGCTGAGTGAGGACAAGCAGGTAGAGAAGTGGAGCCAGCCGGTGCACGTGGCCCTTGTGTTGGGTGCCTTG CTGCATTCTCTCAAGGAGAAGAGGGTCTTGCCCACCCCGCAGACCCGGGCCACCCAGGAAGGGGCCTTGCTGAACAAGCGCCGGGGCAGCGTGCCCATCCTGCGGCAGTGGCTCACAGGCCGAGGCCGACCCGTGTATGATGGCCAGGCCTGGGTGTTGGCTGCTGTTGCTTGCACAG TGCTGCGATGCCTGGGAATCCCTGCCCGTGTGGTGACCACGTTTGCCTCAGCACAGGGCACCGGCGGGCGTCTGCTCGTAGATGAATACTATAATGAGGAGGGACTTCAGAATGGAGAAGGCCAGAGAGGCAGAATCTG GATCTTCCAGACTTCCACAGAGTGCTGGATGACGCGGCCTGCCTTGCCCCAGGGTTATGATGGATGGCAGATTCTGCACCCAAGTGCTCCCAGTGGAGGTGGAG TCCGGGGGTTCTGTGATCTGGTGCCGGTCAGAGCAGTCAAGGATGGGATGCTGGGGCTGACCCCAGCAGTGTCAGACCTTTTTGCTGCCATAAATGCTTCATGTGTGGTCTGGAAGTGCTGTGAGGATGGGACACTGGAGTTGACTGACTCCAACACAAAGTATGTTGGCAAGAACATCAGCACCAAGGGTGTGGGCAGTGACCGCTGCGAGGACATCACTCAGAACTACAAGTATCCTGAAG GGTCTCTTCAGGAAAAAGAGGTGCTGGAGAGAGtcgagaaagagaaaagggaccATGGGAAAGACAACGGCATCCGTCCTCCCAGTCTCGAGACTGCCAATCCTCTGTACCTGCTCTTGAAAGCACCCAGCTCCCTACCCCTGAGAGGGGATGCCCAGATCTCAGTGATGCTGGTTAATCACAGTGAGCAGGCGAAGGAAGTGCAGCTGGCAATTGGGGTCCAGGCTGTGCACTACAACGGTGTCCTTGCTGCCAAGCTCTGGAAGAAGAAGCTGCACCTCACACTCAGTGCCAACCTGG AAAAGACAATAACCATCGACCTATTCTTCTCCAATTTTGAGCGAAACCCACCCGAGAACACCTTCCTTAGACTCACCGCCATGGCAACACACTCGGAGTCCAGCCTTAGCTGCTTTGCTCAGGAAGACATTGCCATTTGTAGACCACACCTTGCCATCAAG ATGCCAGAGAAAGCAGAGCAGTATCAACCCCTCACAGCCTCAGTCAGCATCCAGAACTCCCTAGATGCCCCCCTGGAGGACTGTGTGATCTCTATCCTGGGAAGGGGACTCATTCACAGAGAGAGGAGCTACAG atTCCGTTCAGTATGGCCTGAAAACACCATGTGTGCCAAGTTCCAGTTCACGCCGACACATGTGGGGCTCCAGAGACTCACTGTGGAAGTGGACTGCAACATGTTCCAGAACCTAACCAACTATAAAAGTGTCACCGTGGTAGCCCCTGAACTTTCAGCTTAA